Proteins encoded together in one Carya illinoinensis cultivar Pawnee chromosome 3, C.illinoinensisPawnee_v1, whole genome shotgun sequence window:
- the LOC122304946 gene encoding protein FAR1-RELATED SEQUENCE 5-like — translation MSTTQRSKNMNSFFDGYVDATTPLKKFVGDYDNALARMVENEKIADFGSFQRKIPCITIHAIEKQLQEVYTNAKFKEKVMQLPSKYILDCWRKDLKRKYTIIQSSYDDLGDNHEAQRFNDLCNDHCEIALLTSKDHETHIKWKNHMRKFKDKELSQNSTRSEYVVSHDSPSETK, via the exons ATGTCCACAACCCAGCGTAGCAAGAAtatgaattcattttttgatggCTATGTAGATGCTACCACGCCATTGAAAAAGTTTGTTGGAGACTATGATAATGCTTTAGCCAGGATGGTCGAGAATGAGAAGATAGCTGATTTTGGTTCATTTCAGCGAAAGATTCCTTGTATTACAATTCATGCAATTGAGAAGCAACTTCAAGAGGTATACACTAATGCCAAGTTCAAAGAG AAAGTCATGCAATTGCCATCCAAGTATATTCTTGATTGTTGGagaaaggatttgaaaagaaagtACACGATAATACAGAGTAGCTATGATGACCTTGGTGACAATCATGAAGCACAAAGGTTCAATGATTTGTGTAATGATCATTGTGAAATTGCTTTACTTACTTCAAAGGATCATGAGACCCACATAAAGTGGAAGAATCATATGCGCAAGTTTAAGGACAAAGAGTTGAGTCAGAATAGTACAAGGAGTGAGTATGTTGTGTCTCATGACAGTCCAAGtgaaaccaaataa
- the LOC122305770 gene encoding isoeugenol synthase 1-like → MACEKSKIMIFGATGYLGNFMVKASVSLGHPTFAYVRPLLKPNISSSANPPKLDLLKEYEASGVTIIHGDLDEYGKLVAALCHVDVVISTLAVPQHLDQLKIIQAMKDAGNIKRFVPSEFGNEVDRVSGLPAFEALLENKRKIRRATEEAGIAFTYVSANSFAAYFVHHLLHPHEKREEVVVFGSGEAKAVLNYEEDVAAYTIKAATDPRVANRVIVLRPPGNIVSEMDLISLWEKKTGRTLKRIYVPEKEIVKLSETAPFPDNIRMAIFHNIFIKGDQTSFELTDDDLEASKLFNDHNHTSIDALLDIFLVNPPKPKLASF, encoded by the exons atggctTGTGAAAAGAGCAAGATTATGATATTCGGAGCCACTGGTTACCTCGGCAATTTCATGGTGAAGGCCAGCGTTTCTCTGGGCCATCCAACCTTTGCCTACGTCCGCCCATTGCTCAAACCGAATATCAGCTCCAGCGCCAACCCTCCCAAGCTAGATCTCCTCAAAGAATACGAGGCTTCGGGAGTCACCATTATCCAT GGTGACTTGGATGAGTACGGGAAGCTTGTAGCAGCGCTTTGTCATGTGGATGTTGTCATTTCTACGTTGGCTGTTCCTCAACACCTTGATCAACTGAAGATAATCCAAGCCATGAAGGATGCTGGAAATATAAAG AGATTTGTTCCGTCAGAATTTGGAAACGAAGTTGACAGAGTGAGTGGATTACCGGCTTTTGAGGCTCTGCTTGAGAACAAAAGGAAGATCAGGAGGGCTACGGAAGAGGCCGGAATTGCCTTCACTTACGTCTCTGCGAACTCTTTTGCAGCGTATTTCGTTCACCACTTGCTTCATCCTCACGAAAAACGTGAGGAAGTAGTTGTTTTTGGAAGTGGGGAAGCCAAGg CTGTGTTAAATTATGAGGAGGATGTTGCAGCCTATACCATAAAAGCAGCCACTGATCCAAGGGTAGCTAATCGGGTCATCGTACTTAGACCACCGGGAAACATTGTATCTGAGATGGACTTGATTTCTTTATGGGAGAAAAAGACAGGACGAACTCTGAAACGAATTTATGTCCCCGAAAAGGAAATAGTAAAGCTTTCTGAGA CCGCACCATTCCCGGATAACATACGTATGGCTATCTTTCACAACATCTTCATCAAAGGGGACCAGACGAGCTTTGAACTCACTGACGACGACCTAGAGGCCTCCAAATTATTCAACGATCACAACCATACTTCCATCGATGCCCTCCTTGACATTTTCTTGGTTAATCCTCCCAAACCCAAACTGGCATCGTTTTAA